A single window of Onychostoma macrolepis isolate SWU-2019 chromosome 16, ASM1243209v1, whole genome shotgun sequence DNA harbors:
- the cldn12 gene encoding claudin-12 → MSCRDIHATNAFAFIIAMLSVAGLTVATLIPQWRTTRLLTFNRNAKNVTVYDGLWTKCVLRDGSSGCYYFDSDWYAKVDQLDLRLLQFCLPVGLLFSSLALLLCLTGMCKTACCSKTPDDIKNSRCLVNSSGCHLVAGMLLFLGGAIAMPPSVWFLFHTRNLNERYDNLFAVEFGVYVAIGSAGGLILAALLMFMWYCMCKKLPSPFWLPLPEGPAMTNSLSAQPLMTNGLPSPVTYAPQTFPPAVLDAPVFVPAQGYPQHAPTQPMPPLVYMPQMSIPDGYGSEVGALQAYSYAPSQSYAPSQGYAPSQSYAPSQRYAGHRYSTRSRMSGIEIDIPVLSD, encoded by the exons ATGTCTTGTCGTGACATTCACGCCACCAATGCTTTTGCCTTCATCATCGCGATGCTGTCGGTGGCCGGTCTGACCGTCGCCACACTTATTCCCCAGTGGAGAACCACCCGCCTGCTCACCTTCAACCGCAATGCCAAAAATGTGACCGTGTACGACGGCCTGTGGACCAAGTGTGTGCTGCGTGATGGTTCTTCGGGTTGCTATTACTTTGATTCAGACTGGTACGCAAAAGTAGACCAGTTGGACCTCAGACTGCTGCAGTTCTGTTTACCTGTTG GTCTGCTGTTTTCCAGCTTGGCTCTTCTGCTCTGTCTCACTGGCATGTGTAAAACTGCTTGCTGCTCCAAAACTCCCGATGACATCAAGAACTCCCGCTGCTTGGTCAACAGCTCAGGTTGCCATCTAGTGGCTGGGATGCTTCTGTTTCTGGGCGGGGCCATCGCCATGCCGCCCTCCGTCTGGTTCCTGTTCCACACACGTAACCTTAACGAGCGCTACGATAATCTGTTTGCCGTTGAGTTTGGGGTGTATGTGGCCATTGGCAGTGCTGGTGGTCTGATCTTAGCTGCTCTGCTGATGTTCATGTGGTATTGCATGTGTAAAAAATTGCCTTCACCCTTCTGGCTACCTCTACCTGAAGGGCCTGCGATGACCAACAGCCTCTCCGCGCAGCCCCTCATGACCAACGGCTTGCCTTCTCCTGTGACATACGCACCCCAGACCTTCCCTCCGGCTGTTCTGGATGCCCCTGTTTTTGTCCCAGCACAGGGTTACCCTCAACATGCACCCACTCAGCCTATGCCGCCCCTTGTCTACATGCCACAGATGTCCATACCTGATGGTTACGGCTCAGAAGTGGGAGCCTTACAGGCATATAGTTACGCTCCCTCTCAAAGCTACGCACCTTCTCAGGGATACGCCCCATCTCAAAGCTATGCCCCCTCACAGAGGTATGCTGGACACCGCTATTCCACACGCTCCCGAATGTCCGGCATTGAGATTGACATTCCTGTCCTTTCTGACTGA